In Acidobacteriota bacterium, the following proteins share a genomic window:
- a CDS encoding HU family DNA-binding protein, with amino-acid sequence MSDAKQSKGLTKADLIDVVYQRHGALTRNEAARIVDTIFSTVKTSLGGGRPVRIKNFGTFEVMERVGRVGVDPSSGNRIFIPPHNGLSFRPARRLKNIVTDERDGGDR; translated from the coding sequence GTGTCCGACGCGAAGCAGAGCAAGGGGCTGACCAAAGCCGACCTGATCGACGTTGTCTACCAGCGTCACGGCGCATTGACGCGCAATGAGGCGGCCCGCATCGTCGATACCATCTTTTCGACCGTCAAGACGAGCCTGGGGGGCGGCCGGCCGGTGCGGATCAAGAACTTCGGGACCTTCGAGGTGATGGAGCGGGTCGGCCGCGTCGGGGTCGATCCCTCGAGCGGCAATCGCATCTTCATTCCGCCCCACAACGGCCTCAGCTTCCGGCCGGCCCGGCGACTCAAGAACATCGTCACGGACGAGCGCGACGGAGGCGATCGCTGA
- a CDS encoding MerR family transcriptional regulator, which translates to MAGKVHKRLYYKIGEACKELDIAPYVLRYWETEFAALKPNKSRSGQRVYGEKEIAVIRRIKELLYEEGYTIAGAKKKLDVEMADGGPESPPVQPAASSDQLAEGLRRALREAREILALLDP; encoded by the coding sequence ATGGCCGGCAAGGTCCACAAGCGCCTTTATTACAAGATCGGCGAGGCCTGCAAAGAGCTCGACATCGCGCCCTATGTGCTGCGCTACTGGGAGACCGAGTTCGCGGCCCTCAAGCCGAACAAGAGCCGTTCCGGTCAGCGCGTCTACGGCGAGAAGGAGATCGCCGTCATCCGGCGGATCAAGGAGCTCCTCTATGAGGAGGGGTACACCATCGCCGGTGCCAAGAAGAAGCTCGACGTAGAGATGGCCGATGGCGGCCCGGAGTCGCCCCCGGTTCAGCCCGCGGCCTCCTCCGATCAGCTCGCCGAGGGCCTGCGCCGCGCCTTGCGCGAAGCCCGCGAGATCCTCGCCCTGCTCGACCCCTGA